TAAAACTCACCCAAGATTCATGGTAGAGGACGGTGAGCAGGTACATGGCGTAGTCGTAGTTCTGCTGTCTCAGAGGGCAGCTGGTAGAGAAGAAGACGATGGTTatttgagggtgtgtgtgttgcgttgTGTTTTATCCACGAACCACAGTTTACCTGTCTGTTTTGATGGTGAGGATATCGGTGTCCTTGCAGTATCTGTCGCCAACCAGCTTGAGCAGTTTCTTGCGCGCGTGGTCGTCCAGGTTCAGGCTGGACAGCTTTACCTTCGAGAGGAAAATTAGATTATCACAGCAGAATCAATCAGGCGGCGCAGACACTTCCACATAAAGCTCTGTGATGTAAAGACTGACAGATTAGGGCAGATGTGACGTCCCGCCAGTCTTCATCTCTCTGTTTACTGTCTAAACTTAgaacagtgttgttgtttttcaaccTATACGAAGCTATGATTAAATGCAGATGAAATCACGGCACTCCTGCAGGGTCCCACAATCACCTCTAAGCCCCTTGCACAGATGATAGATGGAAAACAGAGATTAACCTTTGATTACATTGTACTTCATGACTCTGGCttacagtgtttttaattaCGCTGCAGTAGAACCTTCAGCTGGAGGTAAAACaaggtgtgggtgtgtgaagCTGAGGTTCCACGTCGCCGAGCGTCAGGCGGAGTCTGACAGGTCTGCCGTCTGTCTCTCCACTTTCACCCGGTCAGTACAAACTCTCAAGGAAAGGCGTCTCTGCTGCATATGTTCTTCATTTAAAGGCTGATTCCGTTTCTCAGTAACCAAAATGCGAAGCTCATTCTGCTTATTTTAGGTTTAACTGTGTGAGATTTGCTCTCCAATCTGTCATCTAATCCACCTGGATTAATGTCTAATTCCTACCTTTCTGATAAAACCTGAGGCAACGTGTCGGGGGGAGCAGATGGCTGATGATTAATGAcagctaaacaaaaaaaaaagaaaaaaaagactttttatttgggaaatgtttacattttcaaggGTTTTTTTGTGCATTGTGTTTAATTTGGAGAATTATTGATTGGATGTaaaaatcattcagaaaatTTGAAACAAACGGTTTTATTTGCACCATACCAGCTACTTCGCTCCTGACTGGCTGAACCGAGGACACCAAGTGATTTTTACATGTATTCACTGTTTTCAAgattctctgaaaaaaaaacctattgtcaaaaaaaaggatggaaaagaaacaaactctTAAAACCCTTACTACTGTttagttgcttgttttattttttctttgagtGCTTTGCTTGTTATCAGAGAACTCAACCTGCCcttaaaacactgaataaagcTGCAGCTTCTTATTTCCGTCCCCTGTGGAGTATCTCTGACTGGCGTCTAAAACCGTCTTAGTTTAGGTGAAACGTGTACCGAAAGCTTCCTTCAGGCTCTTTTGAGCTCGgcatgtttgcatgtgtttatttcCACGTATGGCTTTGCTCCAGGGGGAGTGTTGCGCATTGATGGATTAGCGGCGGAGCAGAGATTAAGAGGAATATTAAAATATCTCAACAAATATGACAATGTCATGGTGttgttacttttttctttttttagctgCAAAAATGTGTCGTCTGAGACTAAGCTCTCCGTAGAACTGCTGCCGTCTTTGCTTAtggggttaaaggtcactggACAATGTAGGATAAATCACACAGACATGATGTCAGCAGCAACGCTTTCCCGTAAATCCATAATCCCATTTTTTGCATGAGCTTTAACCAGAcgagatgtttgtgtgtgtgtctgaggatcCTAGCTATCAAGGAAAACCTGAAACAGAGGAGAAACTCACTCTGAGGTGGACGACCCGAGCCGCGGGGTTTCTGAGCGACGGGCCTGCAGACACAAAGTCTGTGCTCTCTATTTTGACGGGGAAGTGCTCGTCACATTTTGCTTCGGTGTCCAAGGCAGAGGGCCACTCGGTGCAGAACGCTGGAAACACGGGAAAAGCACAGCAGTTACAGAGAGATGCCGACACGAAGACTTTGTGACTTGTGTTGTGATGTTTTCACCCTCATAGTATCAAACTGTTTCTAAAGCTAATTTGTGAATAATAAGGTAGCTAAATTTCactgtcttttaaaaaaatggtgcAACTGAATACATTATAAAGAGCAAACACATCGAGAATTAAAGCTTTTCTCTCAAGAGACGAACGGAACACTCACGTTTCAAAGCCTCACAGTGTTTCTTGATTGCAGCTGGAGtcaaatgaaggaaatttggtatctgaaacatgaacatgtggTGAGACGTCAAACGTCATTCATGCTCTTAATCGTCACTGTCAAATTGCACAGCAAAAATATggacattaaaacattttgttcGGAAGCCCATGTCCTCTCCTCCAGTGGATGATTTCTCTCCTCTAAGCTGACCTCCTTACACCAGTCGACTTAGCAGCACCGCCTATAGAACAGTCAGTGGTGGGGAAAAGAGGATATACGGCATCATGCAAACACAGAAGATTAAACTGGTCTCTCCTTAATTACAGCCCACCACCTTTAATTCAAAGCAACTTCAATCGTATTTATAGACCAAATCTTTCAACGGATACGTCACGTCCATAAATATACatctgtgcaaacacacacacaggcagagaaGATGTGTCTTCTTACCAAAGAAAATCAAGAGAGAGAAGCACAAAGGTGAAGCAGAGAGGATTTTAAAGCAATTTTAACATTTGCAAATCAAAACCTGTATATTACAGACACATTAATTATTAAAATCATTTGAATTAAGCAGGTTACAATTATTCCTTTCAGTACAAGATATATTCAGTAATTCAAATAACCTTTGAGTCGGAtgctaaatttaaaaaatataaacgcTTGATGTTCAAACTGATTGATAAGAAGCAATCATGTGAAGAGAAGTGCGACAATTTCCACAATCAAGTTCTTTAATCTGGCACAAGGGCCTAATCAAAAGGGGGGTAACATAGTGGTAATAAACATTAAGAGGCAGACCCATCCTTTAAATTTAGCCTTTTGTATATTCAAGACAACTTAGACTCAAACTAGATTCTGATAAAACTTGATTTAATGAGACGATGATATTCTAAATTGTGCCAAAAGAACCATTTCAAAGCAGATATTGTAATTCACTTTGTTTGATCAAtgcctgaattttttttccaagcaatGATAAAAACATTGGAAGGTTGTGCATTATTTTATAAGCTCTGACTAAAGACAGCGCATCATTTGCAGTCTGTCAAAGTGACAGACAACACAAACATGTAACGTATCTGCTGTAGAAGACTCCTTGTATGGACTCTTCATCTGGAAATTGCTCCTTATGGAACAAAAAGCATATGCATTAAGCACTGGAATGCCAAACTAATGCAGCGGCATACTTAAGCAGCTGGTAATCTCCCCTcgtaattataaaaaaaaaaaaaaatccatccctTTTTTTATACCCTTTGATGTGTTTATGTTAATCACATGTaggatttattttaatataaGAAGCCGAGGCTGAATggcagaaaacagaagagtccAGATGTGAGGCTGAAGGAAAACTGAAGCAGCTCTTGTAGTATTTACTTCCTGAAAGATCCACATCAAATTATTCAATACCTCAATTCAAAATGCTACGGTTCTGAAAGAACGTGGCATTCCAAGCAGGAACCAAAATGAAATCCTCTTGATCCTTTGAGTGAACGATGTTTACATAACACGCAGATGTGTGCGTCAAACATATACACGCATGTATGAAGCTCGCACGGCACGCCGATGCAGTTCGCTGCTGCTCATCCAGACGGTTTTAAGTGTCTGCGCACTTTTCATGCAGCCCTTGGCATGTGTGGATTTCCTGCAGGTTTCAAACACGCTTGCTGGATTAATTGCTAATTCTGAACTGGCTCCAGGCTGTGATTGATCTGATGGGCTGGATGAGCCCCTCCGTGATTCAGATCTGGATGGAGCGGGTTTAGGAATGAGTGAaacatttgtggaaaaagaATGTATCGGACAGATGAGTATTGTGTAATTAGACAGCTGGGAGCTTCAGCATTAAACTCAACTAAAAGTGAAGGGTGCGCAGTGTTAGGAGGCCGATGACCGACTGGGGGAATCAAATCAATATCGTGAGGCATTATGGTCAAGCACAGCGCAGATCCAGCTGTGGCGGGTGAAAATACCAGATCTGCGAGTGGCCCGGGTCCAGATGGAGCAGCTGGTGTCTGGACACAGCAGCTCAGTAATCCGGGCACAGAGAAAcagccagcagagcaggaaaaaaaaaataaaaaaaacttccacagtACTGTGGGCCGGCTACAATTAACTCAAGTGATCATAAATCAGCAGTGAACTGAACAAACTCGGGctcttttacatttttagttGTTCACCGATGAACATGAGTAAATAAATGAAGCTTAACAGGTCACTTTTGGTATTTCCATTGAGTCACTCATCTCTCCTAAAACTCCAAGCCCCTTTTGTATGAGTCAAAAACAAAGACTGGAGCCTGACCTTGATGAGCTCCAGGTTGCCCCTCTTCTCTGGAGCCACACCTCCCTTCACAGGGTATCCCATCCTCACAGGGAGGGGGACGGCGCCCGCTCTGAAAGACGTTGCAGCTGGATAAACTGCGGTCCAGTCTTGATCCAGCGGCATCTTCTCCGTTCTGGGCTCCCCGGCCTAAAGAGGGCAGAGGAAGCTCTGTCATCAATAAAAGCTTGCTGGCAACTGTTCAAAACTAAAAGGAATTATCAGCATTTGTCACGGAAAACAGCCAAAGGCTACACACTTACATCTCGTCTGGGTTTTCTGTTGGCAGGTCCTCTGCCAGTTCGTCCTGGGGGGCCTAAAATGATGGCATTTCAAATTTAGtctgatacatttttttttttctaatgttggGAAAATCAATGTGCCTTTAATCCTGCAAACATTTGCTTCAGTTCAGACACAATTTGTAATCACTTTCATGCAATATAAAAAGGACACAACGGCCACAATTTCAATGTCTTATTTTAACTGTTTGCAATGCATCATGTTgtaaatattaaagaaaataatctGAATAGATCCCTTTGTCAGttctttgtttctccttttTGTGACTCTGAATTACACATAAAACTAATTGAATACTTACATTTAAAACTTTATGGATGTTCTTGAGTCAACAGAGGTGCAACTCCAAAAATGTATGGTACATATTTATTCTTGTGATTCTGGCAGTCATGACTTCCAGCTACAAAAACAGCATctaagttttctttcttttagatTAAGACTTAAACAAAAATGTATAACAACAAAGAAGATATATAGTTAGTACCTTACAAAAGCACAT
Above is a window of Salarias fasciatus chromosome 7, fSalaFa1.1, whole genome shotgun sequence DNA encoding:
- the mrps35 gene encoding small ribosomal subunit protein mS35 — translated: MATRTGAALLSFGRGLNSGFGLDKSFNRASYATALSVNSSPGNRGPPGRTGRGPANRKPRRDAGEPRTEKMPLDQDWTAVYPAATSFRAGAVPLPVRMGYPVKGGVAPEKRGNLELIKIPNFLHLTPAAIKKHCEALKPFCTEWPSALDTEAKCDEHFPVKIESTDFVSAGPSLRNPAARVVHLRVKLSSLNLDDHARKKLLKLVGDRYCKDTDILTIKTDSCPLRQQNYDYAMYLLTVLYHESWKTEAWEASKTVADMEEYSWEDSPSQKNILDVLLRMKEAGEEDSEGMREQLLGRKEVQDYKESVTRLKNEGENESSMLQYKEAVKKLLNL